One genomic window of Candidatus Minimicrobia sp. QA0096 includes the following:
- a CDS encoding 50S ribosomal protein L27, with protein MSKVKAGGSSKNIHNNAGQRLGVKRFGGQKVSAGEVLVRQTGATKIAGDGTYVSRNFTIHAAKDGVVGFKSVKKTKFTGKSERRTQVVVL; from the coding sequence ATGTCAAAGGTTAAAGCTGGTGGTTCTAGTAAGAACATCCACAACAATGCTGGTCAACGTCTTGGCGTTAAGCGATTTGGCGGTCAAAAAGTTTCCGCTGGAGAAGTTCTAGTTCGCCAAACTGGTGCCACAAAGATCGCTGGTGACGGCACATACGTTAGCCGCAATTTCACCATCCACGCTGCAAAAGATGGCGTAGTTGGCTTTAAGTCAGTTAAGAAAACTAAGTTTACCGGCAAATCAGAACGCCGAACACAAGTTGTTGTTCTTTAA
- a CDS encoding TRM11 family SAM-dependent methyltransferase: MFIAILGRQPEISIAELEAVYGAKNVQKISSQAATVNCDNFSIDNLGGTIKCGQVITKIKSQKSDHNTLLQASKIIVEKYTKSLSNSQKKITLGISFYGNKTDPRNVQKIGIILKNNLKKSGVSLRLIPNKTAALSTATSHNNKLGRSEAKIEIIIAKNVYGDLIIAESRGTQNINSYTQRDRGRPKRDAFVGMLPPKLAQIMINLSGAKPNDYLWDPFCGTGTVLQEAALIGVNAYGSDLSDKMISYTTENMNWVEKTFSTNTFWQAHQADATSVKLTDEQKKRISRIVCETYLGQPFSAPPSPEKLHEVVGNCNHIISDFLQNIHSQIRPYTTLCIAVPAWQNHEGKFTHSPLIKNLKKLGYQQIIDKNLLYYREDQVVAREILVLKPADIAKTA, encoded by the coding sequence ATGTTTATAGCTATTCTTGGCCGTCAACCGGAAATCTCTATCGCTGAATTAGAGGCAGTTTACGGTGCTAAAAATGTCCAAAAAATCTCCAGCCAAGCCGCCACGGTTAATTGCGACAATTTTTCAATTGACAATCTCGGCGGAACGATTAAGTGCGGACAAGTCATAACGAAGATAAAGTCGCAAAAATCGGACCACAATACCCTACTCCAGGCGTCAAAAATTATTGTTGAAAAATACACGAAAAGCCTTTCAAATAGTCAGAAAAAAATAACGCTTGGAATAAGTTTTTATGGCAATAAAACAGATCCGAGAAACGTCCAAAAAATCGGAATTATCTTAAAAAACAACCTGAAAAAATCTGGCGTTAGTTTGCGTCTAATTCCTAATAAAACCGCCGCGCTGTCCACTGCGACCTCTCACAATAATAAACTTGGCAGGTCTGAGGCGAAAATTGAAATTATCATAGCTAAGAACGTGTACGGAGATCTGATAATCGCTGAAAGTCGTGGCACTCAAAATATCAATTCGTATACTCAGCGCGACCGCGGGCGACCAAAACGCGATGCCTTCGTGGGAATGCTTCCACCCAAGCTTGCACAAATTATGATTAACCTTTCTGGCGCAAAACCTAACGATTACCTCTGGGATCCGTTTTGTGGCACAGGAACGGTATTACAAGAAGCTGCGCTTATCGGCGTGAATGCTTACGGCAGTGATTTGAGTGATAAGATGATATCTTACACGACCGAAAATATGAACTGGGTAGAAAAAACTTTTTCGACAAACACTTTCTGGCAAGCACATCAGGCCGATGCCACCTCTGTAAAATTAACAGATGAACAGAAGAAACGGATTTCTCGAATTGTTTGCGAAACATATTTAGGTCAGCCGTTTTCCGCACCACCTAGCCCAGAAAAACTTCACGAAGTAGTCGGAAATTGTAATCACATAATTAGCGATTTTCTGCAAAATATCCATTCGCAAATCCGCCCATACACGACGCTTTGCATAGCCGTTCCAGCGTGGCAAAATCACGAAGGTAAATTTACTCACTCGCCTCTGATAAAAAATCTTAAAAAACTTGGATATCAACAAATTATCGATAAAAACCTCTTATATTACCGTGAAGATCAAGTTGTTGCCAGAGAAATATTGGTATTAAAACCGGCAGATATAGCCAAAACCGCTTGA
- a CDS encoding lysylphosphatidylglycerol synthase transmembrane domain-containing protein — protein sequence MLPKVLQLLKSPRAIMSVLTLAVLAIIIFLSRHELVKAWNLFLHADLWLLFLLLPFQIIVYFAGGEMIFSYLREKNLIYHISRLEQTRIALELNLVNHIFPSGGVSGISYTTWRMHKLGVSSARSTFAQVIRYVTGFLSLLVLLVIAVLALAIDGKVNRYIVAASFLLIIVVLALTFGLIFVFSSKRRMQMTAAKLSKFINTLVKIATLGKKRRVMKSKKVEEFFVDMQDDFQDLSNHPKLLIKPMIWGAVYTVFDVAMFAVAFLSLGVFVNPAILMVGYGVAGLAAIVVFTPGGTGVYETIMIIFLSMAGTPPDLAIAGIILTRAILLTGTIIFGYIFYQHALIKYGKPDDSQI from the coding sequence ATGTTACCGAAGGTGTTGCAATTGTTGAAATCGCCACGAGCCATTATGAGTGTTTTGACGTTGGCGGTTTTGGCGATAATAATTTTTCTATCTCGGCATGAGCTCGTGAAGGCGTGGAATCTGTTTTTGCACGCGGATTTATGGCTATTATTCTTGCTATTGCCGTTTCAGATTATTGTGTACTTCGCTGGTGGCGAGATGATTTTTTCGTATCTGAGAGAGAAGAATCTGATTTATCATATTTCCAGGCTGGAGCAGACGAGGATTGCGCTGGAGCTTAATTTGGTCAATCACATTTTTCCGTCGGGCGGAGTTAGTGGAATTTCGTATACGACGTGGCGAATGCACAAGCTCGGCGTGAGTTCGGCGCGTTCGACATTTGCACAGGTGATTCGTTACGTTACGGGATTTTTGTCGCTTTTGGTTTTGTTGGTGATTGCTGTGTTGGCGCTGGCTATTGACGGCAAGGTTAATCGTTATATCGTTGCCGCTAGTTTCTTACTAATTATCGTGGTTTTGGCGCTGACGTTTGGTCTGATTTTCGTGTTTTCGTCAAAGCGACGTATGCAGATGACTGCGGCTAAATTGTCTAAGTTCATCAATACATTGGTAAAAATTGCAACCTTGGGCAAGAAGCGACGAGTGATGAAGTCGAAGAAAGTCGAAGAGTTTTTTGTTGATATGCAGGACGATTTTCAAGATTTGTCCAATCATCCGAAACTTCTGATAAAACCGATGATTTGGGGAGCTGTTTATACTGTTTTTGACGTGGCGATGTTTGCTGTGGCGTTTCTGTCGCTGGGTGTTTTTGTTAATCCGGCGATTTTGATGGTTGGATACGGTGTGGCGGGATTGGCAGCGATTGTCGTGTTTACGCCTGGAGGGACGGGAGTTTATGAAACCATTATGATTATTTTCTTAAGTATGGCAGGCACTCCGCCAGATTTGGCGATTGCTGGAATAATTCTGACGCGAGCAATTTTACTTACTGGCACGATTATCTTTGGCTATATTTTCTATCAACACGCATTGATTAAATACGGCAAGCCAGATGATTCCCAGATTTAG
- the xseA gene encoding exodeoxyribonuclease VII large subunit, with translation MIPRFSVSNFIAVVNQTFDVAFAGMVEVEGEVSSFKSYPPKYAFFDLKDDDGLVRCFVGFSNLRTPIEDGMKVVVRTMPALRDNGAFSLNVQEIRPLGKGSLKRSFELLKQKLTVEGLFNSERKRPLPQYPQRVAVISSTKAAGYADFMKISGERWGGVKFVVADVNVQGVNAADQAVRAISYFNQMSESPDVIVLIRGGGSAEDLASFNDEKLVRTVASSRIPTMTGIGHEIDESLCDLAADVRAATPSNAAQLLFPDKREVVRHLHYRLIDAKDSICRAIEERSLNATMLQKEALKQWSSRVDAAVNATLSQQKVIAEYDPEMALRRGYAMIKGDLQIGNIVEITTKDIIMKARIENSEQRYDN, from the coding sequence ATGATTCCCAGATTTAGCGTTAGCAATTTCATAGCAGTTGTCAATCAAACTTTTGACGTGGCTTTTGCTGGAATGGTTGAAGTTGAGGGCGAGGTTTCTAGTTTCAAGTCTTATCCTCCGAAATACGCTTTTTTCGACCTAAAAGATGACGACGGGCTGGTTCGATGTTTTGTTGGTTTTAGCAATTTACGCACGCCAATTGAAGACGGGATGAAAGTTGTCGTTCGGACAATGCCGGCGCTTAGAGATAATGGCGCCTTTAGTCTGAACGTTCAAGAGATTCGCCCATTAGGCAAGGGAAGTTTGAAGCGAAGTTTTGAGCTTTTGAAACAAAAATTGACAGTTGAGGGTCTGTTTAATTCTGAAAGAAAGCGTCCATTACCGCAATATCCCCAGCGAGTGGCTGTTATTTCCAGTACAAAAGCGGCGGGATATGCTGACTTTATGAAGATTTCCGGTGAGCGTTGGGGTGGTGTGAAATTCGTAGTCGCCGATGTTAATGTACAAGGCGTGAATGCTGCAGATCAAGCTGTTCGAGCGATATCATATTTTAATCAAATGTCAGAATCTCCAGATGTGATTGTTTTGATTCGTGGCGGTGGCAGTGCGGAAGATTTGGCGAGTTTTAACGATGAAAAACTAGTACGGACGGTGGCGAGTAGTCGCATTCCAACAATGACTGGAATTGGTCATGAAATTGATGAGAGTTTATGCGATTTGGCGGCGGACGTTCGCGCAGCCACGCCGAGCAACGCCGCGCAATTGCTGTTTCCTGATAAGCGAGAAGTGGTTAGGCATTTGCATTACAGGCTAATTGACGCGAAAGATTCAATTTGTAGGGCTATCGAAGAACGGTCGCTTAATGCAACAATGTTGCAAAAAGAAGCGCTAAAACAGTGGTCAAGTCGCGTGGACGCGGCTGTAAATGCGACATTGTCGCAACAAAAAGTTATCGCTGAGTATGATCCGGAAATGGCGCTGCGTCGTGGCTATGCAATGATCAAGGGTGATTTACAGATTGGTAATATTGTAGAGATTACAACAAAAGATATAATTATGAAAGCGAGGATTGAGAATAGTGAACAACGATATGACAATTGA